A region from the Geobacter benzoatilyticus genome encodes:
- a CDS encoding methyl-accepting chemotaxis protein produces the protein MNNCSMKKKLAVIVLIGWVALGLNSLLGLMGMKHANEGMHELYADHLTSSHQLTNIMDLLHMSRTQLLLALQHDPNGVFAKMHNHPTEMHLDNVRKNFDELNGLLDKLANGTGEDESKKLKEAFLASCKNLLNEGMIPVAQAAKQQDFHSGGLLTLQKINTMFPETEKAADLVLAHELEAAQNAYTHGVEEYREKTVTMGVALLLSILFTGGISYLIIRAIARLTERLTQAADVIANGDLTHRINSECHDELGKVAHSFDAMADTITGLISTTQKAVLKLAASTKQFSGSTNRIAANTSNMADQAIIIATSSEEMSVTSGEIAQNCSMAAQGAQFANDRATAGAEVVRQTIAGMEKISERVKETARTVESLGERSDQIGEIVETIQDIADQTNLLALNAAIEAARAGEMGRGFAVVADEVRALAERTTRATREISEMIHAIQSETRGAVKSMEEGVQEVHEGTSRAARSGEALGEILNQIDLVSSQVNQIATAAEQQTATTTEISSKIQEINSVAQNASATAHSGALAATELAALAEDLQTMVRRFKTPGSELFILELAKNDHKLFVETVEQIVEGLMSMEASQLATHKTCRFGKWYEGEGKELCGHLSAFKSIEIPHERIHALAREIVTVAKSGQQDKAVSMLSELMDLSGQISSMIDALENEANRSNQGH, from the coding sequence ATGAACAACTGTAGCATGAAGAAGAAACTTGCCGTGATTGTGCTTATCGGGTGGGTTGCTCTGGGGCTGAACTCGCTTCTCGGTCTCATGGGGATGAAGCATGCCAATGAGGGGATGCATGAGCTTTACGCGGACCATCTCACCAGCTCCCATCAGCTGACTAATATCATGGACCTGCTGCACATGAGCCGGACTCAGCTTCTACTGGCCCTTCAGCATGACCCCAACGGCGTCTTTGCCAAGATGCACAATCATCCCACGGAAATGCACCTGGATAATGTCCGGAAAAACTTTGACGAACTGAACGGTTTGCTGGACAAGTTGGCCAACGGCACCGGAGAAGATGAGTCGAAAAAACTGAAAGAAGCGTTCCTTGCATCCTGCAAAAATTTGCTGAACGAGGGGATGATTCCGGTTGCCCAGGCGGCAAAGCAGCAGGATTTTCACAGCGGCGGACTTCTTACGCTGCAAAAGATAAATACCATGTTCCCCGAAACCGAGAAGGCTGCCGACCTGGTCCTGGCCCATGAACTCGAAGCCGCCCAAAATGCCTATACCCACGGCGTTGAGGAGTATCGGGAGAAAACCGTAACAATGGGGGTTGCCCTGTTGCTGTCGATATTGTTCACCGGAGGGATCAGCTACCTGATAATCAGGGCGATAGCACGGCTCACCGAACGGCTGACGCAGGCGGCAGATGTCATTGCAAATGGCGATTTGACCCACCGCATCAACAGCGAGTGCCACGACGAGCTGGGAAAGGTTGCCCATTCGTTCGATGCCATGGCCGACACCATTACGGGATTGATCTCCACTACCCAGAAGGCGGTTCTCAAACTTGCCGCCTCAACAAAGCAGTTTTCCGGGTCAACCAACAGGATTGCCGCAAATACCTCGAACATGGCTGACCAGGCCATTATCATCGCAACTTCCAGCGAGGAGATGTCGGTGACTTCGGGAGAAATAGCCCAGAACTGCAGCATGGCGGCGCAAGGCGCGCAGTTTGCCAATGACCGGGCCACGGCCGGGGCGGAAGTTGTCCGGCAGACCATTGCCGGCATGGAGAAAATTTCGGAACGGGTCAAGGAGACTGCCCGGACCGTGGAGTCCTTGGGTGAGCGCAGCGACCAGATTGGCGAGATTGTGGAAACGATTCAGGATATCGCCGACCAGACCAATCTCCTGGCGCTTAATGCCGCCATTGAAGCGGCCCGGGCGGGAGAGATGGGGCGGGGGTTCGCGGTGGTGGCCGATGAGGTGAGGGCTTTGGCTGAACGGACAACCAGGGCGACCAGAGAGATCAGCGAGATGATCCATGCGATTCAATCTGAAACAAGAGGGGCAGTGAAGTCGATGGAAGAAGGTGTTCAGGAGGTTCATGAGGGGACGTCGCGGGCCGCCAGATCAGGCGAAGCGCTGGGCGAGATCCTGAACCAGATTGATCTGGTGTCGTCGCAGGTCAATCAGATTGCGACCGCCGCTGAGCAGCAGACCGCCACCACGACCGAAATTTCTTCTAAAATCCAGGAGATAAACAGTGTTGCGCAGAACGCCTCGGCGACGGCCCATTCCGGGGCGCTTGCCGCCACAGAGCTGGCGGCGCTTGCCGAAGACCTGCAAACCATGGTCCGCCGGTTCAAAACGCCGGGAAGCGAACTGTTCATCCTTGAACTGGCGAAAAACGACCACAAGCTATTCGTGGAGACGGTTGAGCAGATAGTGGAGGGGCTCATGAGCATGGAGGCCTCTCAATTGGCGACCCACAAGACCTGCCGTTTCGGCAAATGGTACGAAGGCGAGGGGAAAGAGCTGTGCGGCCACCTGTCGGCCTTCAAGAGCATCGAGATCCCCCATGAGCGTATTCATGCCCTTGCCCGGGAGATCGTGACCGTTGCCAAGTCGGGACAGCAGGACAAGGCCGTCAGCATGCTTTCGGAACTCATGGACCTGTCAGGCCAGATCAGCTCCATGATTGATGCGTTGGAAAACGAGGCCAACAGGAGCAATCAAGGCCATTGA